In Candidatus Poribacteria bacterium, the genomic stretch CGGTTGGTCCCCGAAATTGATTTTGTTGCAACGTGTGATATATCAGCTGCGAAGGCTGAAAGCAACGCCAAACGCTTTGGCGCCAAACAGTGGTATACAGATTACCGGGCGATGATTGAGACAGAGGAACTAGATGTCGTTGCGATTGTTGGACACCCTAAGACCATGCACACTGATATGGCGATCGCTTGTATGGAACTAGGAAAACACGTTTTCATTGAAAAGCCACCTGCAATCAATGTGGAAGATGCTGAACGCCTCTCCGAAACCTCGGCGAGAACGGGAAAATTCGGTATGGTCGCAACGATGTGGCGCCATGCACCCGCACACCGGATGGCAAGACGAATTATCACGCAGGCAGAATTT encodes the following:
- a CDS encoding Gfo/Idh/MocA family oxidoreductase; its protein translation is MAQIKLGFIGCGSHATRNLQPCVRLVPEIDFVATCDISAAKAESNAKRFGAKQWYTDYRAMIETEELDVVAIVGHPKTMHTDMAIACMELGKHVFIEKPPAINVEDAERLSETSARTGKFGMVATMWRHAPAHRMARRIITQAEFGEPILFEGRYLAPSPRGAHETLELWIACDIL